The proteins below are encoded in one region of Sulfolobus islandicus Y.N.15.51:
- a CDS encoding MFS transporter — MQEDYGYTFLLLSRVLRSVGIIYITLSSSLYLSAIGVKPEIIGIIFLGAIGFSSALNLALGMIGDRTGYKKVLIFVEILASISSILLALSINQILIFAALIIGGVGGAAGGIRGVFSPGLTALVASNWNDEKERVRRLSFLMSASSLSGIGGSILLSLRSYISNSVDGYRMLYFISFVLLLASAISLLFCKEVTRPKKTSKVMKKSSMKFISKVVVSNSITGFGLGIAIPLLPLWYNLAFHANSFEIGLIFTISYLTTAIGSLLSNKIRFDPLKVASITRILNGVFLIAMALSPWLPLAAGLYIARGLNAGVGAPNRSAVNVRGVSAEDFGTASSFQGLATRLSQMSSAISGYLLDVSYSLPLEIGGLLQTVGGYLYMKLLATSTNKKVDS; from the coding sequence TTGCAAGAAGATTATGGCTATACTTTTCTTTTATTGTCAAGAGTTTTAAGAAGTGTTGGGATAATTTATATAACTCTCTCCTCTTCACTTTATTTATCTGCGATCGGTGTTAAACCAGAAATTATAGGAATAATATTTCTAGGAGCCATAGGATTCTCATCAGCCCTCAACTTAGCCCTAGGTATGATAGGTGACAGAACTGGCTATAAAAAAGTCCTAATCTTTGTAGAAATATTAGCTTCAATTTCATCAATATTACTCGCGCTTTCGATAAATCAAATACTAATCTTTGCGGCTCTTATAATAGGGGGAGTTGGAGGAGCTGCAGGCGGTATAAGAGGAGTATTTTCGCCAGGATTAACTGCATTAGTAGCCAGCAATTGGAATGATGAAAAGGAAAGGGTAAGAAGATTAAGTTTCTTGATGTCAGCTTCGTCATTATCTGGAATAGGAGGAAGTATTCTTCTTTCGTTAAGGTCTTATATAAGTAATTCCGTTGATGGATATAGAATGCTATATTTCATATCATTTGTATTACTCTTAGCTTCGGCGATATCATTACTTTTTTGTAAAGAAGTTACGAGGCCTAAAAAGACTTCTAAGGTTATGAAGAAGTCTAGTATGAAATTCATTTCAAAAGTCGTAGTTTCGAACTCGATAACTGGGTTTGGACTAGGTATAGCTATCCCGCTACTTCCATTATGGTATAATCTAGCCTTTCATGCTAACTCCTTTGAAATAGGGCTAATCTTTACAATATCTTACTTAACAACTGCAATTGGTTCACTGCTTTCAAATAAAATAAGGTTTGATCCATTAAAGGTTGCTTCAATAACTAGGATATTGAATGGGGTATTTTTAATTGCAATGGCTCTTTCACCATGGTTACCTTTAGCAGCTGGATTATACATTGCTAGGGGGCTTAATGCGGGTGTTGGAGCTCCAAATAGGAGTGCAGTCAATGTTAGAGGTGTTTCTGCTGAAGATTTCGGTACTGCTTCAAGCTTTCAGGGATTGGCGACAAGACTATCTCAGATGAGCTCAGCTATTAGCGGTTACTTATTAGATGTTTCATACTCATTACCATTGGAAATAGGAGGGCTGTTGCAAACTGTGGGAGGTTATCTCTATATGAAACTGTTAGCAACTTCTACTAATAAAAAAGTCGATTCTTAA
- a CDS encoding thiaminase II/PqqC family protein produces the protein MPICPSCEMKFNSWEDLAKHMDLLANYKSDPSHVMWLNRNISMKRIEVSELASNLESFFSTPDGLAMWIRKRFIEKFYGENPHPFIVAMQKPTRGVLLGYVIEHQHFLKNWVKVLSSIVFKTNKDDVMQYELENISVEFLGYNGRPAHYELLIRMGEALGMPREEILSKLPLPSTQSAIKTWRKIAESKTWLETMASMHSLELVADRSLVKYGARLPYFNQAILTSEEFPQAVKDFLREGYEADISHAGEALEMVEKYAEEMNIREEVQVTVLKSFDAFSKYLLARLERGFEIEPSLVKVIIK, from the coding sequence ATGCCAATATGCCCCTCATGTGAAATGAAATTTAACTCATGGGAGGATTTAGCCAAGCACATGGACTTGCTAGCAAATTATAAGAGTGACCCATCTCATGTAATGTGGTTAAACAGAAATATATCAATGAAGAGAATAGAAGTTAGTGAACTAGCAAGTAATTTAGAGAGCTTCTTCTCAACTCCAGATGGTTTAGCAATGTGGATTAGGAAGAGGTTTATAGAGAAGTTTTATGGAGAAAATCCACATCCGTTTATTGTCGCAATGCAGAAACCAACTAGGGGTGTGCTATTAGGCTATGTAATTGAGCATCAACACTTCTTAAAGAATTGGGTAAAAGTGTTATCATCAATAGTATTCAAAACTAACAAGGATGATGTTATGCAATACGAGTTAGAGAATATCTCAGTTGAATTTTTAGGATATAATGGAAGACCAGCCCATTACGAGTTGTTAATAAGAATGGGAGAAGCCTTGGGAATGCCTAGGGAGGAAATATTATCAAAGCTACCATTGCCCTCTACGCAATCAGCGATAAAGACATGGAGAAAAATAGCTGAGAGTAAAACTTGGTTAGAAACAATGGCATCAATGCATAGCCTCGAATTAGTAGCTGATAGGAGTTTAGTTAAATATGGGGCTAGATTACCTTATTTTAATCAAGCCATACTCACTTCTGAAGAGTTTCCCCAAGCTGTTAAGGACTTTCTGAGGGAAGGTTATGAGGCTGATATCTCACACGCGGGAGAAGCCCTAGAAATGGTTGAAAAATATGCAGAAGAGATGAATATAAGGGAAGAAGTACAAGTTACTGTTCTTAAGTCATTTGATGCTTTTTCAAAGTATTTATTAGCCAGATTAGAAAGAGGATTCGAAATAGAACCCAGTCTGGTAAAGGTGATAATAAAATGA
- a CDS encoding TA0938 family protein, which translates to MKIVVNGKEAGTKENGCALCGGTWGDYYEEIDGEKLFFCCDICALEFVNMVNEVKKRTNWSRIDELIINGNYYTGRTCSAKNGNREYKFYVKFNDDAGIETFKELS; encoded by the coding sequence ATGAAGATCGTCGTAAACGGAAAAGAAGCCGGTACAAAGGAGAATGGTTGTGCACTCTGTGGAGGAACTTGGGGAGATTACTATGAAGAGATTGACGGAGAGAAGTTGTTCTTCTGCTGTGATATATGTGCGTTAGAATTTGTAAACATGGTTAATGAAGTAAAGAAAAGAACCAATTGGAGTAGAATTGACGAATTAATAATCAATGGAAATTATTATACTGGGAGGACGTGCTCAGCTAAAAATGGAAATAGGGAGTATAAATTTTACGTTAAGTTTAATGATGATGCTGGAATAGAGACTTTCAAGGAACTAAGCTAA
- a CDS encoding zinc ribbon domain-containing protein yields the protein MIYVCKNCGYSFWVKRARCPRCYSTEFNTRDDIREGELLISWKLTATPDGFEDNYWLCLVKIDNVKVFCRSLKEPKNKMMIKENGLCEPLA from the coding sequence TTGATCTATGTATGTAAAAATTGTGGCTATTCGTTTTGGGTTAAGAGGGCTAGATGTCCAAGGTGTTACTCAACGGAATTCAACACAAGAGATGATATAAGGGAAGGTGAGCTACTGATATCGTGGAAATTGACCGCTACTCCAGATGGATTTGAAGACAATTATTGGCTTTGTTTAGTCAAAATAGATAATGTTAAAGTGTTCTGTAGGTCCTTAAAAGAGCCTAAAAATAAAATGATGATAAAAGAAAATGGCTTATGTGAGCCATTAGCTTAG
- a CDS encoding thiolase family protein yields the protein MVAIIDANLTRFGKRKESLLELAGEVVLPLIRKNEIDFVVVSNSYSGEFNSLSGINNLITTYLSIDRVPSIRVDNTSGSGGSAILVAKSLLDSKIAKTVLVLGVEKMSEKNTKQVTSVIASLLPSEEKIAGLTLPSLAGLMTKEYMRRYNASREAFALVAVKNHYNGSLNPYAHIQKVVSLDEVLNSPIIADPLTLYEFTPISDGASAIVMVSDEDAYSFTNKPVFIKGIGASSDTSYLSERENILSINAVKIAGLTARKMAKVDQVDFAELHDMATVLEIVEAEELGLLKKGEGWKAYYDNYTAINGEIPINTSGGLNSKGHPIGASGVAQAVEAFLQIRNEAGSRQVKNARVGLSLSMAGFGNSATVVVYGDEP from the coding sequence ATGGTTGCAATTATTGATGCAAACTTAACTAGATTCGGAAAGAGAAAGGAGAGCTTATTAGAGCTTGCAGGAGAGGTTGTGTTACCATTAATACGAAAAAATGAAATTGATTTTGTAGTAGTTTCTAACAGCTATTCCGGAGAGTTTAACTCCTTATCTGGGATAAATAACTTAATTACAACTTATTTATCGATAGATAGAGTACCATCAATTAGGGTTGATAATACCAGTGGAAGTGGAGGCTCTGCAATATTAGTTGCTAAATCTTTACTTGATTCTAAAATAGCTAAAACCGTGTTAGTCTTAGGAGTTGAGAAGATGTCCGAGAAGAATACTAAGCAAGTTACATCAGTAATAGCCTCCTTGCTTCCGTCAGAAGAAAAAATTGCTGGGTTAACTCTACCTTCACTTGCAGGATTAATGACCAAGGAGTATATGAGGAGATATAATGCATCAAGGGAGGCCTTTGCTTTAGTAGCAGTCAAAAACCATTATAATGGATCTTTAAATCCCTATGCTCACATACAGAAGGTAGTGTCTTTAGATGAAGTTTTGAATTCCCCTATCATAGCAGATCCCTTAACCCTTTACGAATTTACCCCAATTAGCGATGGGGCTTCAGCGATAGTTATGGTAAGCGATGAAGATGCTTATAGTTTTACCAATAAGCCTGTGTTTATAAAAGGTATTGGTGCTTCTTCAGATACGTCATATTTATCTGAGCGTGAGAACATATTGTCAATAAATGCGGTGAAAATTGCTGGATTGACTGCTAGGAAAATGGCAAAGGTTGATCAAGTTGATTTCGCTGAACTACATGATATGGCAACTGTTCTGGAAATAGTCGAGGCTGAAGAGTTGGGTTTATTAAAGAAAGGAGAAGGATGGAAGGCATATTACGATAATTACACCGCAATTAATGGTGAAATTCCAATAAACACCAGTGGAGGGTTGAACTCTAAAGGCCACCCAATAGGGGCAAGCGGTGTAGCTCAAGCAGTTGAGGCGTTTCTACAGATTAGGAACGAAGCGGGGAGTAGACAAGTTAAAAATGCTAGAGTTGGTCTGTCGTTAAGTATGGCTGGTTTTGGGAATTCTGCAACTGTAGTAGTTTACGGTGACGAGCCTTGA
- a CDS encoding GYD domain-containing protein, with the protein MVIFIVLSNLTDKGAETIADKPERIKEVNEELAKIGAKVKEQYVVFGDIDFINIVEVDNVETFLKALIELNSRGTVRTKTYLAISVDEAIRAIKTTPPIGHPHEKK; encoded by the coding sequence ATGGTAATATTCATAGTTCTTTCAAACCTCACCGATAAGGGAGCTGAGACTATAGCAGATAAGCCAGAAAGAATAAAAGAGGTGAATGAGGAATTGGCTAAAATAGGGGCGAAGGTAAAGGAACAATATGTAGTATTTGGTGACATAGATTTCATTAATATAGTAGAAGTGGATAATGTTGAAACGTTCCTTAAAGCCTTAATAGAATTGAATAGCAGAGGTACCGTAAGGACAAAGACCTATTTAGCAATTTCTGTTGATGAAGCGATAAGGGCTATTAAGACTACGCCACCTATTGGTCATCCACATGAAAAGAAGTAA
- a CDS encoding M48 family metallopeptidase has product MYSITTYWWKYYLASFFSILVIGIVVSSLNVSIPYFFLIQIGLVFSLWYLISPIIMILVFKMRRASQDIILIVEDLSKKFNVKLSKVYIINDNFLNAFAFGNIIFRGIAVTLPLYESLTQEELTAVLSHEIAHIKNYDPEIMLLTIFSINSIYATFIYYLPLISLFFLIIYFVILLPLVFYVHRKIERRADLTAVKVNPEITYWLESSLIKIGYLSRSIPTNMLRYVLPIQILLAKEFILNNIVDKKGVFSFRTHPSLKERLLYLSQYEKQKMYYI; this is encoded by the coding sequence GTGTACTCCATTACCACATATTGGTGGAAATATTATCTAGCATCCTTCTTCTCTATACTAGTAATTGGTATAGTAGTATCATCCTTAAATGTAAGCATACCCTATTTCTTTCTAATTCAAATAGGGCTAGTGTTTAGTCTCTGGTACCTCATTTCCCCAATTATAATGATCCTTGTATTTAAGATGAGAAGAGCTTCTCAAGATATTATCTTGATAGTAGAGGATCTTTCAAAGAAATTTAACGTTAAACTGTCCAAAGTCTACATTATAAATGATAATTTCCTTAACGCTTTTGCCTTTGGCAATATAATTTTTAGAGGAATAGCAGTTACTTTACCGCTGTATGAAAGTCTAACCCAAGAGGAGTTAACTGCAGTTCTCTCTCATGAAATTGCCCATATAAAAAATTATGATCCAGAAATTATGTTACTTACGATATTTTCCATAAATTCCATTTATGCAACATTTATTTATTATCTGCCTTTAATTTCCTTATTTTTCCTTATAATATACTTTGTCATCTTATTACCCTTAGTCTTTTACGTGCATAGGAAAATAGAAAGGAGGGCTGATTTAACTGCAGTAAAGGTAAATCCTGAGATAACTTATTGGCTGGAAAGTTCCTTAATAAAAATTGGATATTTAAGTAGAAGTATTCCTACCAACATGCTAAGATATGTTCTCCCAATACAGATACTCTTGGCTAAGGAATTTATTCTAAATAATATTGTTGATAAAAAAGGCGTTTTCTCATTTAGAACTCATCCGTCTCTAAAAGAAAGATTACTATATTTATCTCAATATGAAAAACAAAAAATGTATTATATTTGA
- a CDS encoding S9 family peptidase — translation MKPEDYYHSIKLIPEITIEKGKLFHVETWIEEDKYKSSIYLNLKRITFQGSESSPKFDNDKLYFIRNEETKSSLLEAQLYGEPKVIFTFSGKISKYEFHNKGILVIAEENTDKTLPFRAEKIKYRFDSRGLLRARQSLYLFDGKDLRKLVTGNFDVTDLATNGSRVVISATKDGDDYGLGNLYEVNIETGELNRITKEDGTVQAIAMNSEGKIAFLGHRKGLTPWASLEIMLPEEGKSYICGKTCGNKVLTDLFDGIKDKIVFEKDLILSLGQEGGTSHIYQISDNKVDKVTSGNIMVRGFDYSNSELAYFYSTPEKPVILKYRDIEYDPNPNVKGYTPEKIVINSNGMEVEGWSIVRDPNAPTILFIHGGPHMAYGYGYFIEFQFFVDNGFNVIYANPRGSQGYGEEFAKACVGDWGGKDFEDLINFVNTVKEKYGLKGKFGVTGGSYGGFMTNWVVTKTNIFSAAISERSISNLISMCGTSDIGFWFNAIESGIADPWSTEGIEKLMKMSPIYYVKNVKTPTMLIHGEEDYRCPIEQAEQFYVALKMQGVPTTLVRYQGDSHEHARRGKPKNMIDRLKTKLEWFSKYLL, via the coding sequence ATGAAACCAGAAGACTACTACCATTCGATTAAATTAATACCTGAAATAACAATAGAGAAGGGAAAACTATTTCACGTAGAGACATGGATAGAGGAGGATAAGTACAAGTCATCAATTTATTTGAACCTTAAGAGGATAACATTTCAAGGAAGTGAATCCTCGCCAAAGTTCGATAACGATAAGCTTTACTTTATAAGAAATGAAGAGACAAAATCCTCTTTACTTGAAGCGCAACTCTATGGCGAGCCGAAAGTAATATTTACATTTTCTGGTAAAATATCGAAATATGAATTCCATAATAAGGGAATATTAGTGATAGCAGAGGAAAACACAGATAAGACATTGCCGTTTAGAGCCGAGAAGATAAAATATAGGTTTGATAGCAGAGGCTTATTGAGAGCTAGGCAATCACTTTATTTATTTGATGGTAAAGATTTGAGGAAGCTCGTTACTGGGAACTTTGACGTTACAGATTTAGCTACAAACGGTAGTAGGGTTGTAATTTCAGCAACTAAGGATGGAGATGATTATGGATTAGGAAATTTGTATGAGGTGAACATAGAAACTGGGGAGTTAAACAGAATAACGAAAGAGGATGGAACTGTACAAGCAATCGCTATGAACAGCGAGGGAAAAATAGCATTTTTAGGACATAGGAAAGGACTAACCCCATGGGCTTCTCTCGAAATAATGCTACCAGAAGAAGGAAAGAGTTACATCTGCGGAAAGACTTGCGGAAATAAAGTATTAACTGATTTATTTGATGGTATAAAGGATAAGATCGTATTCGAAAAGGATCTAATACTCTCCTTAGGTCAAGAGGGAGGTACATCACATATTTATCAAATCTCTGACAATAAAGTAGACAAGGTAACTAGTGGAAATATAATGGTAAGAGGATTTGATTATAGTAATAGCGAGTTAGCTTACTTCTATTCTACTCCAGAAAAGCCGGTAATATTAAAATATAGAGATATAGAATATGATCCAAACCCCAACGTTAAAGGATATACTCCAGAGAAAATTGTTATAAACAGTAACGGAATGGAAGTTGAGGGCTGGAGTATAGTTAGAGATCCTAATGCACCAACAATATTATTTATTCATGGGGGACCACATATGGCATATGGCTATGGCTATTTTATAGAATTCCAGTTCTTCGTAGATAATGGGTTTAACGTAATATATGCAAATCCTAGAGGTAGCCAAGGATATGGGGAGGAATTCGCTAAGGCTTGTGTGGGTGATTGGGGTGGAAAGGATTTCGAAGATCTAATAAACTTCGTGAATACCGTTAAGGAAAAATATGGTTTAAAAGGTAAATTTGGTGTTACTGGCGGTTCTTATGGGGGTTTTATGACCAATTGGGTAGTAACGAAGACTAATATATTTTCGGCTGCAATTAGTGAAAGGAGTATATCGAATCTAATTAGCATGTGTGGTACTAGTGATATAGGTTTTTGGTTTAATGCTATCGAATCTGGGATTGCTGATCCATGGAGTACTGAAGGCATAGAGAAACTAATGAAAATGTCGCCAATTTATTATGTGAAAAACGTTAAAACACCTACCATGTTAATTCATGGTGAAGAAGATTACAGATGTCCGATTGAACAGGCTGAACAATTTTATGTTGCATTAAAGATGCAGGGAGTCCCTACAACGTTAGTAAGATATCAAGGTGACAGTCATGAACATGCCAGAAGAGGGAAGCCAAAGAATATGATAGATAGGCTAAAGACTAAATTAGAATGGTTTAGTAAATATTTACTCTAA
- a CDS encoding CBS domain-containing protein produces the protein MKLKDVFNNTRPIKITRHTSLSEALELMDKQGIRFALVIDNSKGDDVIGIVTRSIILRSLAKGVSQNEPVSKVMIKNVITINGEEDLIDTFMFMVRNNITHLLAINETGKIIGVVSLRDVLTAINKECEKDID, from the coding sequence ATGAAACTTAAAGACGTTTTCAATAATACTAGACCTATAAAAATTACCCGACATACTAGTCTTTCCGAAGCGTTAGAACTCATGGACAAACAAGGAATCCGGTTTGCGCTTGTAATAGACAATAGTAAAGGAGATGATGTCATAGGAATAGTGACTAGGAGTATAATTTTAAGGTCACTTGCGAAAGGAGTCTCACAAAATGAACCGGTATCAAAAGTTATGATAAAAAATGTGATTACTATAAACGGAGAGGAGGATTTGATAGATACTTTTATGTTCATGGTGAGGAACAATATCACTCATTTGTTAGCTATTAATGAAACAGGAAAAATAATAGGCGTAGTCTCACTGAGGGACGTTCTTACCGCCATAAATAAGGAGTGTGAAAAAGATATTGATTAG